The following proteins are co-located in the Anomalospiza imberbis isolate Cuckoo-Finch-1a 21T00152 chromosome 1, ASM3175350v1, whole genome shotgun sequence genome:
- the ZNF438 gene encoding zinc finger protein 438 isoform X6 gives MCTDKQKSPSDIIQSFQKKSQFRTIAPKMVPKILTSGVVSCLQSSLPEPMTPISASGSKPLVVPAHNYAVMQVAAHKGTFSLLAVPCVAPALTQQVQQSAVAPSENLKLPIPRYQSVRNKLLSDKKPAQISGLSARDKIPTKALISSQTSPMTALPEDCPETHSSSDSAEQGMIADCESAEIGVAPLVNKSSCVESRSLLMKKTEIASNIISGPSVVEDSLSKPASTTNPMKLNIHSVKTASETTRELLLTSEKLKEKPTNSANPVAVLSPAVFGSTVQMTPSAPKGKLPILPYSRMKTSVFCKSKQNINVMDIPGYSLKSECEKIPSLMKTKAFDKQLGVSFTQVPKQSIQENTFSPSSKVDDVDSLKKLSSATSKRRGRKKRTPEDLLAFQAKRRKCIINKFREGRERAKVDIQTPEDNKAEAVKKYRSIRPKPVVVVQAFAPLTPAAIVETPSCEQDFFLNGSLTNKCLSSKHSDATSAKPSDLSRDMCSGTPKPLHRCHVCNHTFQFKHHLQDHMNTHTSRRPYSCRICRKAYIHSGSLSTHMKLHHNEGKSKKLVCCEFCAKVFGHAKVYFGHLREVHRVVISTEPYASEPQVQDTLKKRDRNIKEAEEAAERGNKCSFEDLFHNPGGVKLQVKCGRCQFIAESFGEMKFHLLCCHGEEIQGRVKEGVLQGSRGTKGKLVKHTTHVWKQHNERRHLAKCSARQEELYNVPKPKRQMYFHHQNNVNIVPKSEPTQSGISEASKEMQNVGFGTPRKKIEFWSKASYNCILCKQLFGRKEDLCNHWQSHHNCEDPSTLWTIFTLVSKQGVIELSDNGEY, from the exons ATAAACAGAAATCCCCTTCGGATATAATACAaagttttcagaagaaaagtcAGTTTAGGACCATTGCTCCAAAAATGGTACCAAAAATTTTAACATCTGGAGTGGTTTCTTGCCTTCAGTCATCTTTGCCTGAGCCAATGACACCAATTTCAGCTTCAGGTTCTAAGCCCCTGGTGGTGCCAGCTCACAACTATGCTGTCATGCAGGTGGCTGCTCACAAGGGCACGTTTTCCCTGTTGGCTGTGCCATGTGTTGCGCCTGCGCTAACACAGCAAGTTCAGCAGTCAGCTGTGGCTCCCTCTGAAAACCTAAAGCTGCCCATCCCCAGGTACCAATCTGTAAGAAATAAGTTGCTGAGTGACAAAAAACCAGCACAAATCTCTGGTTTGAGTGCACGTGACAAGATTCCTACCAAAGCACTGATCTCATCACAGACTTCCCCCATGACTGCTCTACCTGAAGACTGTCCTGAAACTCATTCTAGTTCAGATTCAGCTGAGCAGGGGATGATAGCAGACTGTGAATCAGCTGAAATTGGAGTTGCCCCATTAGTAAATAAAAGCAGTTGTGTAGAATCTAGATCTCTTTTAatgaagaaaactgaaattgcTAGCAATATTATTTCTGGACCATCTGTAGTTGAAGACTCTCTATCCAAACCAGCAAGTACAACTAATCCCATGAAACTTAATATACACTCTGTGAAGACAGCATCGGAAACCACAAGAGAGTTACTCCTGACATCTGAGAAACTAAaggaaaaacccacaaattCTGCAAATCCTGTTGCTGTCTTGTCACCAGCAGTTTTTGGCAGTACAGTTCAGATGACTCCATCAGCACCAAAAGGAAAACTCCCTATTTTGCCTTATTCCAGAATGAAAACTTCAGTGTTCTGTAAATCTAAGCAGAATATTAATGTTATGGACATACCTGGTTATTCACTAAAATCTGAATGTGAAAAGATACCATCTTTGATGAAAACCAAAGCCTTTGATAAGCAATTAGGTGTATCATTTACACAAGTCCCCAAACAATCCATTCAAGAAAATACCTTCTCTCCATCCAGCAAAGTGGATGATGTCGACAGTCTTAAAAAATTGAGCAGCGCAACCTCTAAAagaagaggcaggaaaaaaagaaccccGGAAGATTTATTGGCTTTTCAGGCCAAGCGAAGGAAATGCATCATTAATAAGTttagagaaggaagagagagggCAAAGGTTGATATTCAGACACCTGAAGACAATAAAGCAGAAGCAGTAAAAAAATACCGCAGTATCAGACCAAAACCAGTGGTAGTTGTGCAGGCGTTCGCACCGCTGACTCCTGCAGCAATTGTAGAGACGCCGTCTTGTGAGCAAGACTTCTTTTTAAATGGTTCACTCACCAATAAATGCTTAAGTTCCAAGCACAGTGATGCTACATCAGCTAAACCGAGCGATCTAAGTAGAGATATGTGTTCAGGCACCCCTAAGCCGCTGCACAGATGTCATGTTTGTAACCATACGTTCCAGTTCAAGCACCATCTCCAGGACCACATGAACACGCACACGAGCAGGCGGCCCtacagctgcaggatctgcaggAAGGCATATATCCATTCTGGGAGCCTGAGCACCCATATGAAGCTTCATCACAATGAAGGCAAATCCAAAAAGCTGGTGTGCTGTGAATTCTGTGCTAAAGTTTTTGGCCATGCGAAAGTGTACTTTGGCCACCTCAGAGAAGTCCACAGGGTTGTTATCAGCACAGAGCCCTACGCTAGCGAGCCACAGGTGCAAGATACTTTAAAGAAGAGAGACAGGAATATAAAAGAGGCAGAAGAAGCTGCAGAGAG GGGAAATAAGTGCAGTTTTGAGGACCTGTTCCATAACCCGGGAGGAGTGAAATTACAGGTCAAATGTGGTCGTTGCCAGTTTATTGCAGAGTCTTTTGGTGAAATGAAGTTTCACTTACTGTGCTGTCATGGAGAAGAGATTCAGGGAAGAGTGAAGGAAGGGGTTTTGCAAGGAAGCAGAGGAACAAAGGGGAAGCTGGTCAAACATACAACCCACGTGTGGAAACAGCACAATGAGAGAAGACATTTAGCAAAGTGCAGTGCCCGTCAGGAGGAGCTGTATAATGTTCCAAAACCAAAGAGACAGATGTACTTCCACCATCAAAATAATGTCAATATTGTACCTAAAAGTGAACCAACCCAGTCAGGAATTAGCGAAGCCTCTAAGGAGATGCAAAATGTGGGGTTTggcacaccaaggaaaaaaatagaattttggtCTAAAGCAAGCTATAACTGCATTTTATGCAAACAGTTATTTGGAAGAAAAGAGGATCTTTGTAATCATTGGCAGAGTCATCATAATTGTGAAGACCCTTCCACTTTATGGACAATTTTTACTTTGGTATCAAAACAAGGAGTTATTGAACTTTCTGATAATGGTGAATATTGA
- the ZNF438 gene encoding zinc finger protein 438 isoform X1 translates to MKKILVSYVSCISFVSETIRTSNDRESIYGIFLTVSCEALEICSDCHTYVFDVQVQGLCCARWEECSSSVTWTVSSIFMCTDKQKSPSDIIQSFQKKSQFRTIAPKMVPKILTSGVVSCLQSSLPEPMTPISASGSKPLVVPAHNYAVMQVAAHKGTFSLLAVPCVAPALTQQVQQSAVAPSENLKLPIPRYQSVRNKLLSDKKPAQISGLSARDKIPTKALISSQTSPMTALPEDCPETHSSSDSAEQGMIADCESAEIGVAPLVNKSSCVESRSLLMKKTEIASNIISGPSVVEDSLSKPASTTNPMKLNIHSVKTASETTRELLLTSEKLKEKPTNSANPVAVLSPAVFGSTVQMTPSAPKGKLPILPYSRMKTSVFCKSKQNINVMDIPGYSLKSECEKIPSLMKTKAFDKQLGVSFTQVPKQSIQENTFSPSSKVDDVDSLKKLSSATSKRRGRKKRTPEDLLAFQAKRRKCIINKFREGRERAKVDIQTPEDNKAEAVKKYRSIRPKPVVVVQAFAPLTPAAIVETPSCEQDFFLNGSLTNKCLSSKHSDATSAKPSDLSRDMCSGTPKPLHRCHVCNHTFQFKHHLQDHMNTHTSRRPYSCRICRKAYIHSGSLSTHMKLHHNEGKSKKLVCCEFCAKVFGHAKVYFGHLREVHRVVISTEPYASEPQVQDTLKKRDRNIKEAEEAAERGNKCSFEDLFHNPGGVKLQVKCGRCQFIAESFGEMKFHLLCCHGEEIQGRVKEGVLQGSRGTKGKLVKHTTHVWKQHNERRHLAKCSARQEELYNVPKPKRQMYFHHQNNVNIVPKSEPTQSGISEASKEMQNVGFGTPRKKIEFWSKASYNCILCKQLFGRKEDLCNHWQSHHNCEDPSTLWTIFTLVSKQGVIELSDNGEY, encoded by the exons ATAAACAGAAATCCCCTTCGGATATAATACAaagttttcagaagaaaagtcAGTTTAGGACCATTGCTCCAAAAATGGTACCAAAAATTTTAACATCTGGAGTGGTTTCTTGCCTTCAGTCATCTTTGCCTGAGCCAATGACACCAATTTCAGCTTCAGGTTCTAAGCCCCTGGTGGTGCCAGCTCACAACTATGCTGTCATGCAGGTGGCTGCTCACAAGGGCACGTTTTCCCTGTTGGCTGTGCCATGTGTTGCGCCTGCGCTAACACAGCAAGTTCAGCAGTCAGCTGTGGCTCCCTCTGAAAACCTAAAGCTGCCCATCCCCAGGTACCAATCTGTAAGAAATAAGTTGCTGAGTGACAAAAAACCAGCACAAATCTCTGGTTTGAGTGCACGTGACAAGATTCCTACCAAAGCACTGATCTCATCACAGACTTCCCCCATGACTGCTCTACCTGAAGACTGTCCTGAAACTCATTCTAGTTCAGATTCAGCTGAGCAGGGGATGATAGCAGACTGTGAATCAGCTGAAATTGGAGTTGCCCCATTAGTAAATAAAAGCAGTTGTGTAGAATCTAGATCTCTTTTAatgaagaaaactgaaattgcTAGCAATATTATTTCTGGACCATCTGTAGTTGAAGACTCTCTATCCAAACCAGCAAGTACAACTAATCCCATGAAACTTAATATACACTCTGTGAAGACAGCATCGGAAACCACAAGAGAGTTACTCCTGACATCTGAGAAACTAAaggaaaaacccacaaattCTGCAAATCCTGTTGCTGTCTTGTCACCAGCAGTTTTTGGCAGTACAGTTCAGATGACTCCATCAGCACCAAAAGGAAAACTCCCTATTTTGCCTTATTCCAGAATGAAAACTTCAGTGTTCTGTAAATCTAAGCAGAATATTAATGTTATGGACATACCTGGTTATTCACTAAAATCTGAATGTGAAAAGATACCATCTTTGATGAAAACCAAAGCCTTTGATAAGCAATTAGGTGTATCATTTACACAAGTCCCCAAACAATCCATTCAAGAAAATACCTTCTCTCCATCCAGCAAAGTGGATGATGTCGACAGTCTTAAAAAATTGAGCAGCGCAACCTCTAAAagaagaggcaggaaaaaaagaaccccGGAAGATTTATTGGCTTTTCAGGCCAAGCGAAGGAAATGCATCATTAATAAGTttagagaaggaagagagagggCAAAGGTTGATATTCAGACACCTGAAGACAATAAAGCAGAAGCAGTAAAAAAATACCGCAGTATCAGACCAAAACCAGTGGTAGTTGTGCAGGCGTTCGCACCGCTGACTCCTGCAGCAATTGTAGAGACGCCGTCTTGTGAGCAAGACTTCTTTTTAAATGGTTCACTCACCAATAAATGCTTAAGTTCCAAGCACAGTGATGCTACATCAGCTAAACCGAGCGATCTAAGTAGAGATATGTGTTCAGGCACCCCTAAGCCGCTGCACAGATGTCATGTTTGTAACCATACGTTCCAGTTCAAGCACCATCTCCAGGACCACATGAACACGCACACGAGCAGGCGGCCCtacagctgcaggatctgcaggAAGGCATATATCCATTCTGGGAGCCTGAGCACCCATATGAAGCTTCATCACAATGAAGGCAAATCCAAAAAGCTGGTGTGCTGTGAATTCTGTGCTAAAGTTTTTGGCCATGCGAAAGTGTACTTTGGCCACCTCAGAGAAGTCCACAGGGTTGTTATCAGCACAGAGCCCTACGCTAGCGAGCCACAGGTGCAAGATACTTTAAAGAAGAGAGACAGGAATATAAAAGAGGCAGAAGAAGCTGCAGAGAG GGGAAATAAGTGCAGTTTTGAGGACCTGTTCCATAACCCGGGAGGAGTGAAATTACAGGTCAAATGTGGTCGTTGCCAGTTTATTGCAGAGTCTTTTGGTGAAATGAAGTTTCACTTACTGTGCTGTCATGGAGAAGAGATTCAGGGAAGAGTGAAGGAAGGGGTTTTGCAAGGAAGCAGAGGAACAAAGGGGAAGCTGGTCAAACATACAACCCACGTGTGGAAACAGCACAATGAGAGAAGACATTTAGCAAAGTGCAGTGCCCGTCAGGAGGAGCTGTATAATGTTCCAAAACCAAAGAGACAGATGTACTTCCACCATCAAAATAATGTCAATATTGTACCTAAAAGTGAACCAACCCAGTCAGGAATTAGCGAAGCCTCTAAGGAGATGCAAAATGTGGGGTTTggcacaccaaggaaaaaaatagaattttggtCTAAAGCAAGCTATAACTGCATTTTATGCAAACAGTTATTTGGAAGAAAAGAGGATCTTTGTAATCATTGGCAGAGTCATCATAATTGTGAAGACCCTTCCACTTTATGGACAATTTTTACTTTGGTATCAAAACAAGGAGTTATTGAACTTTCTGATAATGGTGAATATTGA